In the genome of Paludisphaera rhizosphaerae, one region contains:
- a CDS encoding helix-turn-helix domain-containing protein, translated as MKRNPKGSPVWDDVIAGMDSLIEALNTDEPLEKRFTVRTVKLDVDPHAYSPADVKAVRTKLGASQPLLAKFLGVSLQTLRSWEQGQRPVPTMAARYLDDLQEFPELWTRRIQIVKK; from the coding sequence ATGAAGCGCAATCCGAAGGGCTCGCCCGTCTGGGACGATGTGATCGCTGGCATGGACTCCCTTATCGAAGCCTTGAATACGGACGAACCACTGGAGAAGCGGTTCACCGTACGGACGGTGAAGCTCGACGTCGACCCTCATGCCTACAGCCCCGCCGATGTGAAGGCCGTGCGGACGAAGCTGGGGGCGAGCCAGCCGCTACTGGCCAAGTTCCTGGGTGTCAGTCTCCAGACGCTGCGGTCCTGGGAACAGGGCCAACGACCCGTCCCAACCATGGCCGCCCGTTACCTGGACGACCTTCAGGAATTCCCGGAACTCTGGACCCGGCGGATTCAGATCGTGAAAAAGTAA
- a CDS encoding redoxin family protein, whose amino-acid sequence MRRIGWAAALAAGLGAGGSSTRAADYKPQDLLGIKPTQTIGAEYETPATQAAIDACKVETATEQGRVVGYILRDGQGKLLRRFLITNGGKALNQWSYYQDGFEVYRESDLDGDRRLDECRWLNSGGSRVAVVKDNKIAGWKRISAEEATKVAVQALTVGDASLLETLVASPEELTAAGLPKEVVAKVAEAPAKRDEKIAALVAALKAGGEKTAWNRFDGAMPHAIPADPASGLAKDVVLYENAMIFTSAPTPPGGQPAKLSMLQVPELIQIGDAWKFVELPRAVDPEKPVVAAAVGIRASLYETTDGPAGGPHDEAMEAALKALADFDKANVQALEGDDKREKAAAHLKRVPLLKSVAAAAKDSEEKLNYEKQGVDSMVAAYQTGVWSKGRDTLDAVVKAGGPLGSYAAYRLIGADFVLRNEEPNGNFVANQKKWMGELEAFLKQFPKADEAPEARLQLGNSNEFNAEEDKAREDYKTLVADFPDTLAGKKAAGALRRLDLEGKPLAIKGAAADGSTIDAGSLQGKPYLVVFWASWGGQSVRRELPDVMKLAEKYRDKGFQVIGVCLDSNKAELEAFQKELALPWPQIFEPNGMEGRLAVEYGIISLPTMFLVDAQGKVVNRNLRSASEVERQLDRTLAAKPAAVAAGIK is encoded by the coding sequence ATGCGGAGAATCGGATGGGCGGCGGCCTTGGCTGCGGGGCTGGGGGCGGGGGGTTCCTCGACTCGCGCCGCCGACTACAAGCCGCAGGACTTGCTGGGCATCAAGCCGACGCAGACGATCGGCGCCGAATACGAAACGCCCGCGACTCAGGCCGCGATCGACGCTTGCAAGGTCGAGACGGCCACCGAGCAGGGCCGGGTGGTCGGGTACATCCTGCGCGACGGTCAGGGGAAGCTCCTGCGTCGGTTCCTCATCACCAACGGCGGCAAGGCTCTCAACCAGTGGAGCTACTACCAGGACGGCTTCGAGGTTTATCGTGAAAGCGACCTCGACGGCGACCGCCGCCTGGACGAATGCCGGTGGTTGAACTCGGGCGGTTCCCGCGTGGCCGTCGTCAAGGACAACAAGATCGCCGGCTGGAAGCGGATCTCGGCCGAGGAGGCGACCAAGGTGGCCGTCCAGGCCCTGACGGTCGGCGACGCCTCGCTGCTGGAAACGCTGGTCGCCTCGCCCGAGGAACTGACGGCGGCGGGACTCCCCAAGGAGGTCGTCGCCAAGGTGGCCGAGGCTCCCGCCAAGCGGGACGAGAAGATCGCAGCCCTGGTCGCGGCGCTCAAGGCCGGCGGTGAGAAGACCGCCTGGAACCGCTTCGACGGCGCCATGCCGCACGCGATCCCGGCCGACCCTGCTTCGGGCCTGGCCAAGGACGTGGTCCTCTATGAAAACGCGATGATCTTCACCAGCGCTCCGACCCCGCCGGGCGGCCAGCCGGCGAAGCTCTCGATGCTCCAGGTGCCGGAGCTGATCCAGATCGGCGACGCCTGGAAGTTCGTCGAACTCCCCCGCGCCGTCGATCCGGAGAAGCCGGTCGTCGCCGCCGCCGTCGGCATCCGCGCCTCCCTCTACGAGACGACCGACGGCCCCGCCGGCGGCCCCCACGACGAGGCGATGGAAGCCGCGCTGAAGGCCCTGGCCGACTTCGACAAGGCTAACGTGCAGGCGCTCGAAGGAGACGACAAGCGTGAGAAGGCCGCCGCCCACCTCAAGCGGGTGCCGCTGCTGAAGAGCGTCGCCGCCGCGGCGAAGGATTCCGAGGAGAAGCTCAACTACGAAAAGCAGGGCGTCGACAGCATGGTGGCCGCCTACCAGACGGGCGTCTGGAGCAAGGGCCGCGACACCCTCGACGCCGTCGTCAAGGCGGGCGGTCCGCTCGGCTCGTACGCCGCGTATCGCCTGATCGGGGCCGACTTCGTCCTGCGGAACGAGGAGCCCAACGGCAACTTCGTCGCCAACCAGAAGAAGTGGATGGGCGAGCTTGAGGCGTTCCTCAAGCAGTTCCCCAAGGCCGACGAAGCCCCCGAAGCCCGGCTCCAGCTCGGCAACTCCAACGAGTTCAACGCCGAGGAGGACAAGGCCCGCGAGGACTACAAGACCCTCGTCGCCGACTTCCCGGACACCCTCGCCGGCAAGAAGGCCGCCGGGGCGCTGCGGCGGTTGGATCTGGAAGGCAAACCGCTGGCCATCAAGGGCGCCGCGGCCGACGGCTCGACGATCGACGCCGGCTCGCTCCAGGGCAAGCCGTACCTGGTCGTCTTCTGGGCCTCGTGGGGCGGCCAGTCCGTCCGCCGCGAGCTGCCCGACGTGATGAAGCTCGCCGAGAAGTATCGCGACAAGGGCTTCCAGGTCATCGGCGTCTGCCTGGACTCGAACAAGGCGGAGCTGGAGGCGTTCCAGAAGGAACTCGCCCTCCCCTGGCCCCAGATCTTCGAGCCCAACGGCATGGAAGGTCGGCTGGCCGTCGAGTACGGCATCATCTCGCTGCCGACCATGTTCCTGGTCGACGCCCAGGGCAAGGTCGTCAACCGCAACCTGCGCTCCGCCTCCGAGGTCGAGCGTCAGCTCGACCGCACCCTCGCCGCCAAGCCCGCCGCCGTCGCCGCCGGCATCAAGTGA